Genomic DNA from Gimesia aquarii:
CAGCATTTTATGCAGACGCTTGATTTTCCAACCATTTGAGACGAAGTCATGTGCCAGCCAGTCCAGCAATTCTAAATGCGTCGGTGGAATTCCTAACTTGCCAAAATCAGTGGGAGATGCCACGATCCCTTTACCAAAGTGATGTAGCCAGACGCGGTTCACAAAGACACGCGCCGTTAGAGGATGCTCTCCATTAGTGATATATTTGGCATAAGCTAAACGCCGCCCTGATGTTTGCAAATCATTGTTTTGAGCTGGAATTTCGATCGGTTTTTTCAGATTGCTCTTCACTACAGACAACCCAGCGGGAAGGAGTTCATGCTTGGGTTGCTCGAAGTCTCCGCGATTAAAGAAAAAAGTCTTCGGCACTTTACCGGGAACTTCCGTCAGTACACGTACAAACTCTTCTTTCGGTTTTTTCTCTCTGATCTTAGCTACTTTATCATTCAACTTATTCAAAATGCCCTGAGTCTTGAGTTCAGTCAACCGCTTGGCTTCGTCTTTAAAATGCTGTACTTGAGCGGCCCCTTTGGGATCAAATTTCTCGAGATTCGAAACAGAAACTAATAGACCTGGAAATTCTGCGATCAGTTTTTTCTGTTCTGGTGTTCTCTTTTTCTCAGCCGTTTTCTTGGCTGCTAACGCGATTTTCTTTTGTGCTTCAGGAATCCGACTCAACGTTTCTTTACTGATTTTTTCGACCAGCTCTTTAGCAAGTTGCTTCGCTTTGGTAGCGGCTTTTCCAGATTGTTCATGCAGGGTTCGATCGTAAAGGTACAGAGAACCTGCTGATAAACGATTGATACGCGGGTAATTTTTGAGGAGTGCCACCTGCTCTTTAGTGCGTTTTTTTCCGGTGGTTTTATAGGCAGTTCGAGTCAAGTCACGCTTGTCTTCCGGCACATCGAGGAGTTCCCGTTCCAATGTCCGATCGATGAATTGATTGACGAGAGCCGTTCGTTCTCCCAGGACTTTCTTCGCTTCGGCTTCCAGTTCATTGGCAATTTTGCGATCTGCATCTGACATTATAGAGATACGCCGGGAAGCCGGAGTTCGCCAGCTTTTCCAGTCCAATGCAGGCTCGAAAATAGCACGGAAACGATAATAATCGTTTTGTGGAATTGGATCGTATTTGTGGTCATGGCACTGTGCACAGGCAACTGTCATTCCCAGGACTGAAGAAGAAACGATATCGATCGTATCAGTGACTACCTGGTTCTTTGCTACTTCTTTTTCTGCCGGGTTACTCCCGGTTCCATCGGGGGCCATACGTAAAAATCCGGTAGCAACCAGTTTTTCCAGATCTTCAGGGCTCAAGTTTTTGTAAGGCGGCTTGATCATTTCATCTCCCGCTAATTGTTCGCGGAGGAATTGATCGTAGGGCTTGTCTTCATTGAATGCGCGGATGACATAATCACGATAACGAAAAGCCCAAAGACGTTCCCGGTCTTTGTTGTTGTAGCCTTCCGAGTCGGCATAGCCGGCCACATCCAGCCAGTGACGACCCCAGCGTTCTCCATAATGCTTTGAAGCTAAAAGTCGGTCGATCAGTTTTTCATAAGCATCGGGGCTTTTATCTTCGAGGTACTGTTTCAACTCTTCAGGTTGAGGAGGCAGGCCGATTAAATCGTAAAATGCACGACGTGCTAATGAGGTTTTCGAAGCCTGTGAAGAAAAAGAGAGTTTCTTTTCTTCCAGCTTTGCCAATAGAAACGCATCGACCGGCTGCCGCACCAGCTTGGGCTGTTTTACCTGTGGAACAGGAGAATTCTTAACGGGTTGAAAAGACCAGAAGGCCAGATCATCGGGAGCAATATAATCAGCGCCAATCTTTTCCGGTTCTGGTCGCAGGGTATGAGCCCCCTGATCAATCCATTGCTTTAGAATCTCGATCTCTGCTTCAGGCATGTGTTTGCCTTCAGGTGGCATTTCCTGCGCAACGACACGGGTAATTAACTCACTTTGATCACTTTTACCGGGAACGATGGCGGCCCCACTATCACCACCTTTCACCATAAAACGCTTGAGACGCAGATCGAGATTTCCCTCTTTTTCACCATTCTCACCATGGCAGTGCAGGCAGTGAACCTTCAGAATTTTGCGCACATCGTTTTCGAATGAGAGTGGAGTTTTCTTGTTCGCAGAGTCTGCGGCTTGAGCAACACTCAGACAACAGGAAACAAATAACAGACACACCAGGAAAAGTCGCTCGTTCATAGAAGAAGACTCTCTTGGAAATAGGTTTGGCGAGGGCGATCCAGTCTTCTGGATTGCATTTACGGAGGGTCAAAGCACTCAATAGTTTAAGTAATACTAAGAGTTACTTATATATTATTATCGTACCGCTTTTAAGCTGAAGTGCAAGAGAGGAATTTCAAACAAGCATTTTTCATGGAAAAGAATACAAAATTACTTGTCAGGTAAAAAATAGCGATTCAATGAACTCGAATGAGCCCGCTTTCGATTTATTGCCATAAACTCTTTATCAAAAATGAGTTACACACAAAACGCTTAGCCCGTCACCAGTTTTTCCATGAATTCTCCCTCGTTCAAAGTGGGTCGCTCCGGGCTCCCTTTATGACGGTATTCCAGTTTCATATTACTAAGGCCCAACAAATGATAAATGCTGGTATGAATGTCGCGAACATGCATTCGATCTTCGACGGCGTACAGTCCCATCTCATCGGTTCCGCCAATCGTTTGACCGCCTTTGACACCACCTCCGGCCATCCACATCGTGAATCCGGTTGGGTTATGATCTCGACCATCCCCCTTTTCGCTCATGGGCGTTCTTCCGAATTCTCCCCCCCAAACTACCAGGGTGGAATCCAACAGGCCGCGCTGCTTGAGATCTTTCAAGAGGCCGGCGACACATTTATCCATACCCTGGCAGAGCGCCGCATGGCGTTTTTCAATCCCGGAATGAGAGTCCCATTTACTACCGGCTCCATTATAAAGCTGAACGAAACGCACACCACGCTCCACCAGTCGACGTGCTAATAAACAATTGGTTCCATACACTTTCGTTTCTTTTTGGTCCATGCCATACAATTCGTAAGTTGCTTTGGTTTCCTGGGTCAAATCTACGGCTTCAGGAGCAGAAGCCTGCATACGAAATGCGAGTTCATAAGACTCGATTCTGGCATCAAGTTCAGACTGCTGTTTTCGAATTTTTGCATGCTGTTGATTGAGAGTCGCCAGTAAATCCAGCTTTCCTGCTTCTTGAGAGGGAAAGATTTCAGAGGGTCGGTATAAATTCGAAATGGGTTCTTTCCCCGTATTTAACCGAGTCCCCTGATAGACAGCAGGAATGAAGGCCGTTCCCCAATTTCGTGGCCCATTCACGACAGTGCCGTTATTGTCCTGAATCACAACGAAGGCTGGCAGACTTTCATTTTCTGTTCCCAGACCATAGGTAACCCAACTCCCTAAAGAGGGACGCCCGGCGAGAGGAATGCAGGTATTCATTTGGCAGACACCGCCAGCATGATTGATACCGTTCGTCCAACACCCGCGTAAAACAGCAATATCATCAACGCAAGAAGCAGTATGTGGCAACCAATCGGAAACCCAGGTTCCTGCTTCGCCATGTTGCTTCCATTTTCGTTGGGAAGCGAGCAGAGGTGAATTTACTTCTCCCATTGCCGTTATAGGACGTTTGAAACTATCAGGTAATTTTTTCCCCGCCATTTTTTGTAACTCCGGCTTGGGATCGAACAGGTCAATATGACTGGGGCCGCCCTCCATGAAGAGGAAGATAACACTCTTGGCGGTAGCCGGAAAATGCGTTTGCTTAGATGCTAAAGGCGAGAGCGGTTTGGCGCTAGATTTTACAGCTGCATTCGCTTGCTGAGCTAAAAGCGCGTTTAAAGCAATGCCACCAAAACCTGCACCAGCTTGAAACAAGAGTTCCCGTCGATTGATCACCAATTCAGGAAGTGCTTGCGAGTGTTCAATACTCATACGATTATCTTTCCGCAATGGATTTCATTGGTCACGATTTATTAATCCAGATAGAGAAATTGATTGGAATTAAATAGCACATGACATAAATCTGCTAAAGCCTGTTGAGGTGCATCACTAGGTCCCAGAGATGTTTGAGCTGGGGGAGCGATATGCAGCCTATTCGCTATACTGTTTTTCAAAAGTCCCGTTTGATGATTGAATTGCCAGAAACCAACCACAGACGCAAGCGTTTTGGCAGGTTGATGGATCTGTAACTCGTCCTGACTCAAAGCAGAACGGGATATCCTGATATTATCTAAAAGGCCGTTCCATCTACTTCCAGAAGACTTATCACGACCTCCAAAGACAAGATTATTTGTAGGACGGTAGTCACTAACGACATTGTGTTTCACAGAGACACGCTCTAATGGTTTTTCGGAGAAAAGCTCCTTTACATAAAACTGAATTCCCGATTCACCCGTTTCAGAAATCTTCACTGACACAGCCATATAATAAGGCTGATTAAGTTCCAAATGAACATTCGAAGGAATGACTTCATATGTCAGTTTGCCCTCAGGGTTTTTGCCAACCAACTGTAAGATGAGATTCCGCGGTTTGTAGGCTGACTTCTGGCTGGTGACGCCTAACGACCAACCTTGATGTTTTGTATTCCCCGTCCATTGAGAGGCAATCGTATTCACGGCCGCATTTTCATAGATCGACTCTAATTGGATCGAGGCTTCAATCGTGAAGTCTTGATCGGGAAATGATTTCGAAAAGGGAACATTCAGAGTCGTCAACGTAGACCCCTTACCGAGTTTGACCGACTCGTTAGAAGTTTGTGCGATTTGGCCGATAAAGGTCTGTTGTTGTTGTTCAGCTTCTCCCTGAATTCGTTTTTCTTGTGTTTTCAGGAATTCTGACAATAAGTCAACGTCTGCCTTTTCAGGTTTTTTGCCATAAACCATTTGATGTAGATAAGCGATCATTTCGCGATCATTGCTAAATGACTTCGTCTTCAATATCCGCGCGAGTGCATTGGATCGTTTGAGGAACCAATCACCATTGATCATCATCAAAGCCTGATTGGCTGTTGTCGTGACATCTCGTTGTGCAACACTTTTGATTCCCCCAGGAAGATCGAACGCTCCCAGGACAGGGTCTTGCACATTTCGCTTCATGATTGTGTAGATACTGCGACGAGGCTGGGTCCCTTTTACGCTGGGTCCTCCCAATTTGGGATCGAGCTCACCAGAAATGAACAGTGCAGAGTCCCGGATATCTTCCGCATTCAATCTGCGAATGTTGCCACGCCAATACAGCCGATTTTGAGGATCTTTGAGTTTTGCTTTTTCAGCAGTAGGATGAAAAGCAGAAAGACGGTATGTCGACGAATTCATAATTAACCGATGCAGATTTTTGATACTCCAACCATGTTCCACAAAATAAGTGGTCAGCCAATCCAGTAATTCCGGATGGCTGGGAGACTCTCCCATATGACCAAAGTCATTTGAGGTAGAAACAAGTCCCGTACCAAAATGATACTGCCATACACGATTGGTAATGACGCGCGTCGTCAATCGATTTTGTGGATTGACCATCCAATTTGCCAAAGCGGTACGACGCCCCGATGACTGAGGAGCCGTCGAAACCGGTATAATTTCTGCTTTGCCAGGCTTCAGGAGAGAAAGAAATCCGGGAACAATCGGTGTATGTTGCGGATCGTCAGGGATTGTTGTGACCGGTACTGCTCCCCGTGAATCGGTCACACTCATTCCCATGGGTAATGGTTTTGGTTTTAAATCATCAAATGCCG
This window encodes:
- a CDS encoding DUF1553 domain-containing protein, producing MNERLFLVCLLFVSCCLSVAQAADSANKKTPLSFENDVRKILKVHCLHCHGENGEKEGNLDLRLKRFMVKGGDSGAAIVPGKSDQSELITRVVAQEMPPEGKHMPEAEIEILKQWIDQGAHTLRPEPEKIGADYIAPDDLAFWSFQPVKNSPVPQVKQPKLVRQPVDAFLLAKLEEKKLSFSSQASKTSLARRAFYDLIGLPPQPEELKQYLEDKSPDAYEKLIDRLLASKHYGERWGRHWLDVAGYADSEGYNNKDRERLWAFRYRDYVIRAFNEDKPYDQFLREQLAGDEMIKPPYKNLSPEDLEKLVATGFLRMAPDGTGSNPAEKEVAKNQVVTDTIDIVSSSVLGMTVACAQCHDHKYDPIPQNDYYRFRAIFEPALDWKSWRTPASRRISIMSDADRKIANELEAEAKKVLGERTALVNQFIDRTLERELLDVPEDKRDLTRTAYKTTGKKRTKEQVALLKNYPRINRLSAGSLYLYDRTLHEQSGKAATKAKQLAKELVEKISKETLSRIPEAQKKIALAAKKTAEKKRTPEQKKLIAEFPGLLVSVSNLEKFDPKGAAQVQHFKDEAKRLTELKTQGILNKLNDKVAKIREKKPKEEFVRVLTEVPGKVPKTFFFNRGDFEQPKHELLPAGLSVVKSNLKKPIEIPAQNNDLQTSGRRLAYAKYITNGEHPLTARVFVNRVWLHHFGKGIVASPTDFGKLGIPPTHLELLDWLAHDFVSNGWKIKRLHKMLMTSTAYMQSSQRSADYDVIDPDNLLYGRMPVRRLEAETIRDSVIAVTGKLKTDLYGEPVPVKEDEVGQIVVGIANVDSAGRQKKAIKMDDRKFRRSVYITVSRSKPLAVLDMFDAPKMEPNCEKRSSSTVAPQSLLMMNSGFMVEHSTYFAERLQKTHAGNKQEQVKLAWMLAFGKVPTADEVKQSVEFIVSQIPQFNTTKASSGKTPEQLALATFCQALLSSNEFLYVD
- a CDS encoding DUF1549 domain-containing protein, yielding MVNAAENTESVNSPTNKKQNHFFEKEIRPLLIKHCLECHSEKKQKGELRLDSLKAMLQGGESGPTIVPGKANESLLVEAINYESFEMPPEKKLSDKEISALTHWINTGAYWPEGPNYVIKQRGTETFFTEEDRNFWVFQPVKKAQVPQVDQRRWSKNPIDAFVIERLHKEGLTPAGEANRTTLIRRAYYDLIGLPPTVEQINAFVNDSSPDAWSRLIEELLKNPHYGEKWARHWFDVVRYAESDGFNQDAFRPEIWRYRDYVIRAFNNDKPYSRFVREQLAGDEIAPEDPEALAATGFLRHYLYEYNQRDARTQWNDILDNITDATGDVFMGMSMGCARCHDHKFDPIPHQDYYRLQAFFAPLMPRDDVPFVTPQELGEYNRKLNIWEEKTAEIRAKIEELTQASVEKAAKNQIKMFPADIQEIMQKPEFERTALEHQLADLVLRQVKGKQEAALAALKKSKKDNGETYRTLLKELAAFDDLKPKPLPMGMSVTDSRGAVPVTTIPDDPQHTPIVPGFLSLLKPGKAEIIPVSTAPQSSGRRTALANWMVNPQNRLTTRVITNRVWQYHFGTGLVSTSNDFGHMGESPSHPELLDWLTTYFVEHGWSIKNLHRLIMNSSTYRLSAFHPTAEKAKLKDPQNRLYWRGNIRRLNAEDIRDSALFISGELDPKLGGPSVKGTQPRRSIYTIMKRNVQDPVLGAFDLPGGIKSVAQRDVTTTANQALMMINGDWFLKRSNALARILKTKSFSNDREMIAYLHQMVYGKKPEKADVDLLSEFLKTQEKRIQGEAEQQQQTFIGQIAQTSNESVKLGKGSTLTTLNVPFSKSFPDQDFTIEASIQLESIYENAAVNTIASQWTGNTKHQGWSLGVTSQKSAYKPRNLILQLVGKNPEGKLTYEVIPSNVHLELNQPYYMAVSVKISETGESGIQFYVKELFSEKPLERVSVKHNVVSDYRPTNNLVFGGRDKSSGSRWNGLLDNIRISRSALSQDELQIHQPAKTLASVVGFWQFNHQTGLLKNSIANRLHIAPPAQTSLGPSDAPQQALADLCHVLFNSNQFLYLD
- a CDS encoding DUF1501 domain-containing protein, translated to MSIEHSQALPELVINRRELLFQAGAGFGGIALNALLAQQANAAVKSSAKPLSPLASKQTHFPATAKSVIFLFMEGGPSHIDLFDPKPELQKMAGKKLPDSFKRPITAMGEVNSPLLASQRKWKQHGEAGTWVSDWLPHTASCVDDIAVLRGCWTNGINHAGGVCQMNTCIPLAGRPSLGSWVTYGLGTENESLPAFVVIQDNNGTVVNGPRNWGTAFIPAVYQGTRLNTGKEPISNLYRPSEIFPSQEAGKLDLLATLNQQHAKIRKQQSELDARIESYELAFRMQASAPEAVDLTQETKATYELYGMDQKETKVYGTNCLLARRLVERGVRFVQLYNGAGSKWDSHSGIEKRHAALCQGMDKCVAGLLKDLKQRGLLDSTLVVWGGEFGRTPMSEKGDGRDHNPTGFTMWMAGGGVKGGQTIGGTDEMGLYAVEDRMHVRDIHTSIYHLLGLSNMKLEYRHKGSPERPTLNEGEFMEKLVTG